The following DNA comes from Fibrobacter sp. UWP2.
TAAAAGCTTTATCGTTTCAAAAACAAATAAGGAATCACTAGAATTTATTCCAATTCAGCTAGAGAATTTGGGCCAGGAATTAGCAAGCTTTTGGAATGATACTGAAACAGTCGTATCCAATAGTGAACTACTTGACGAAAGTAAATTTTGCGGGAAACGAAGCTATTTGGATAAACTAATTAAGCAGATTAACCACACTTATAAAAATAATTGCTATGATGCCTGCGCGGTTTTACTTCGCAGAGTATTTGAAATTGTTCTGGTCCTCAGTTTTCAAAAAAATGGCATTGAAAATGAAATTACGAAACCAGATGGCACTCACATGATGTTAGAAGGGATTACAAAAAAGGCTGCCGGAAATATTGTTTTGAAAATACCCAAGCGAATATCAGATAATTTTGACACATTTAGAGATGTTGGCAATAGTTCAGCACACAATATTACTTATATTGCGATGAGGAAAGATATAGACGATATAAGCCGAGCGTACAGAGTGATGCTTGAGGAGTTATACAACAAAGCAGGATTATTATAAGAGTTCATTATGGAAAACCAGTTGAAACTTAAAATCAAGATTGGCCAAGTTGAATTTGAAGCCGAAGGCGATGCAAACGCTGTGACGGAACAAAGAGATGTTTTTATCCAAAGCATCGTTCCTGCAGCTTCATCTTTCTTAGATAAAATTCAAAGTATTGAAACAGCAAGAACTATTGAACCACCGACAAACAACCAAATTGTGCAGAATGAAACGGCGGCTCCTGCTTTACCGTATTCAAATGCAAGCAATAATATTGATTGCTCAAGAACGAATTTAGTATCGTTCCTCAATAAATATGGAGAACTATCTGATCAAGATTTCGTGATTTTTGCTGCATATTATTATGAACAAAAACAAGAGTCAGCATATGTTTTTACTGTTGAAGATGTAAAAAATTTTTATAGCGAAGCTCGGCGTCCACCGTATTGCAACAATAGCGACTTGCTAAAGCGACTTGTTCAAAAAGGGTTAATTATGGACGCACCCAATGAAA
Coding sequences within:
- a CDS encoding DUF4145 domain-containing protein, whose protein sequence is MILSEYKAKAKLDDKVQAEQAKYICFYQYKENGVTSFSMSDISHWFIDFGYSQINVSRLKSNLIKGKNKSFIVSKTNKESLEFIPIQLENLGQELASFWNDTETVVSNSELLDESKFCGKRSYLDKLIKQINHTYKNNCYDACAVLLRRVFEIVLVLSFQKNGIENEITKPDGTHMMLEGITKKAAGNIVLKIPKRISDNFDTFRDVGNSSAHNITYIAMRKDIDDISRAYRVMLEELYNKAGLL